A single Paraburkholderia sp. D15 DNA region contains:
- a CDS encoding flagellar brake protein — MDNPVEQHSEDNPPATQSAVLKMDAVPVGTPLEWPVVDADGTLLFASGTILATTDERNFLFGHFQPHRGDLLDTTAQEPPEAEHQPDPANPLTIKDMHLEIGALIGVRSQVGSGAPMHPCRIIGFAPNHALFVTPPLHQGRILPLGLAENIEIVAIASHAVFRFVCTVEAICRTPFDYVVLSKPGVIRRLRERKSIRVNTHLAVRFGIGETGETYEGLGLARGISALGMSLAASWTVGAVGERLRVAFRLKSAELDTEIETTAIIRNVHKAGNPGEPSMHGLEFDQLDTSQQMAMKVFVFDRQDDVSYWTNT, encoded by the coding sequence ATGGACAATCCAGTCGAGCAACACTCCGAGGACAACCCGCCCGCCACGCAGTCGGCGGTTCTGAAGATGGACGCGGTGCCGGTCGGCACGCCGCTCGAATGGCCGGTCGTCGATGCCGACGGCACCCTGCTGTTCGCGAGCGGCACGATCCTCGCGACCACCGACGAGCGCAACTTCCTGTTCGGGCACTTCCAGCCGCATCGCGGCGACCTGCTCGACACGACGGCACAGGAGCCGCCCGAGGCCGAGCATCAGCCCGATCCCGCGAATCCGCTGACGATCAAGGACATGCACCTCGAAATCGGCGCGCTGATCGGCGTGCGCTCGCAGGTCGGCAGCGGCGCGCCGATGCATCCGTGCCGGATCATCGGTTTCGCGCCGAACCATGCGCTGTTCGTCACGCCGCCCCTGCACCAGGGACGCATCCTGCCGCTGGGTCTCGCCGAGAACATCGAAATCGTCGCGATTGCAAGCCATGCGGTGTTCCGCTTCGTCTGCACGGTCGAAGCCATTTGCCGCACGCCGTTCGACTATGTCGTGCTGTCGAAACCCGGCGTGATCCGCCGCCTGCGCGAACGCAAATCGATTCGCGTCAATACGCACCTCGCGGTGCGTTTCGGCATCGGCGAAACGGGGGAAACGTACGAGGGGCTCGGTCTCGCCAGGGGAATCAGCGCACTCGGCATGTCGCTGGCCGCGTCATGGACGGTCGGCGCGGTCGGCGAACGGTTGCGGGTCGCGTTCCGGCTGAAGTCGGCGGAACTGGACACCGAGATCGAAACCACCGCGATCATCCGCAACGTGCATAAGGCAGGCAATCCAGGCGAGCCGTCGATGCATGGGCTCGAATTCGATCAGCTCGATACGTCGCAGCAGATGGCGATGAAGGTGTTCGTGTTCGATCGTCAGGACGATGTGTCGTACTGGACGAACACCTGA
- a CDS encoding FtsX-like permease family protein produces the protein MIAESRPSLRAQGHRVLARWLLSAEWRSQRGRALVAIATIALGVALGYAVQLINSAAFNEFSAAARSLSGEADLQVRGAQTSFDESVYPLLSGLPGVALASPVLALDVTVPGRNAALPLLGTDVFKASRIAPDLTGVPSPEHPFDTLASDAVFLSAAAQQWLNVKTGDQVALQSGTSIVHFRVAGGLVRTRPGQRLAVMDIAAAQWRFGKVGKLSRIDLQLERGVDRERFRRDLQTRLGDRWIIAETRDADSRTDRLSRAYRINMNVLALVALFTGAFLVFSTQALGVVRRRAQFAMLRVLGLTRAQLLRQILMEGALLGLLGALSGLALGYAMASGALHFFGSDLGGGYFPGVQPRVGFEPLASAIFLLLGIAVSVLGSLAPALEAARARPAAALKAGAEEGALARLATPWPALLCLLAAAALTQIPPWFDMPLGGYLAVALLLIGGIALMPRVTALVFGAASRMFGQRRRAGAASTLALARLANAPGHASIAMGGVLSSFALIVAMAIMVASFRVSVEDWLLHLLSADLYVRVAPNGDTGGLRPGEQARLAAVPGIGAAAFSRTARLSLDAARPDIALLAREIDAANPGANLQMTGPVWPVSALRANETPVWVSEAMVDLYGYHLGQRVRLPLGEPGHVFTVAGVWRDYARQTGAIQIRLADYRRLTGDTTATDVAITVRPGEPVERVVSALRALPFGASLDLAQPGDIRARTLVIFDRSFAVTYLLEAVAIVIGLFGVAATFSAQTLARSREFGMLRHVGVTRSQILGVLALEGGMLTACGIAMGFALGFAISLILVFVVNPQSFHWSMSLHVPWTVLSVVALVMLASSCSTAVIAGRGAVSVNAVRAVKEDW, from the coding sequence ATGATCGCTGAGTCCCGTCCATCGTTGCGCGCGCAAGGACATCGCGTACTCGCGCGCTGGTTGCTGAGCGCCGAATGGCGTAGTCAACGCGGCCGCGCACTGGTTGCGATTGCAACGATCGCGCTCGGCGTGGCGCTGGGTTACGCGGTGCAACTGATCAACAGCGCGGCGTTCAACGAATTCTCGGCGGCGGCCCGCAGTCTTTCCGGCGAGGCCGATCTGCAGGTGCGCGGCGCGCAGACGTCGTTCGACGAATCGGTTTATCCGCTGCTGTCCGGCCTTCCCGGCGTGGCGCTGGCGAGCCCCGTGCTCGCGCTCGACGTCACCGTGCCGGGCCGCAACGCCGCGCTGCCCTTACTCGGCACCGATGTATTCAAGGCGAGTCGCATCGCGCCGGATCTGACCGGCGTGCCGTCGCCCGAGCACCCATTCGATACGCTCGCGTCCGACGCGGTGTTTCTTTCCGCCGCCGCGCAGCAATGGCTGAACGTGAAAACCGGCGACCAGGTCGCGCTGCAAAGCGGGACGTCGATCGTGCATTTTCGCGTCGCGGGTGGCCTCGTCAGAACGCGGCCCGGACAACGGCTCGCGGTGATGGATATCGCCGCCGCGCAATGGCGCTTCGGCAAAGTCGGCAAACTGTCGCGGATCGACTTGCAGCTCGAACGCGGCGTCGATCGCGAACGTTTCCGGCGCGATCTGCAGACGCGGCTCGGCGACCGCTGGATCATCGCCGAAACACGCGATGCCGACAGCCGCACGGACCGTCTGTCGCGCGCATATCGGATCAACATGAATGTGCTCGCGCTGGTCGCGTTGTTCACCGGCGCGTTTCTGGTGTTTTCGACGCAAGCCCTCGGCGTCGTGCGGCGCCGCGCGCAATTCGCGATGTTGCGCGTGCTGGGCCTGACGCGTGCACAACTGCTGCGTCAGATTCTGATGGAAGGCGCGTTGCTGGGTCTGCTCGGTGCGCTGTCGGGACTCGCGCTCGGTTACGCGATGGCCAGCGGCGCGCTGCACTTTTTCGGCAGCGATCTGGGCGGCGGCTATTTTCCCGGCGTGCAACCTCGCGTGGGTTTCGAGCCCCTGGCGAGCGCGATATTTCTGCTGCTCGGTATCGCCGTGTCGGTGTTGGGCAGTCTCGCACCCGCGCTGGAGGCCGCTCGCGCGCGGCCCGCGGCGGCGCTCAAAGCCGGCGCCGAAGAAGGCGCGCTGGCGCGGCTCGCCACGCCGTGGCCCGCCTTGCTCTGTCTACTCGCGGCAGCCGCGCTGACGCAGATACCACCCTGGTTCGACATGCCGCTCGGCGGCTATCTGGCCGTTGCGTTGTTGCTGATCGGCGGGATCGCGCTGATGCCGCGCGTCACCGCGCTGGTGTTCGGCGCGGCGAGCCGGATGTTCGGCCAGCGACGCCGCGCCGGCGCCGCGAGCACGCTGGCGCTCGCGCGACTTGCGAATGCGCCGGGACATGCGTCGATCGCGATGGGCGGCGTGCTGTCGAGCTTTGCGTTGATCGTCGCGATGGCGATCATGGTGGCGAGCTTCCGCGTTTCGGTGGAAGACTGGCTGCTTCATTTGCTCTCCGCCGATCTCTACGTGCGGGTCGCGCCGAACGGTGACACCGGCGGCTTGAGGCCGGGCGAGCAGGCACGTCTTGCGGCCGTGCCCGGCATCGGGGCGGCGGCGTTCTCGCGCACCGCGCGCCTCTCGCTCGACGCCGCTCGCCCCGACATCGCGCTGCTCGCCCGCGAAATCGATGCAGCCAATCCCGGCGCGAATTTGCAGATGACCGGTCCGGTATGGCCCGTTTCCGCTTTGCGCGCGAATGAGACGCCGGTATGGGTCTCCGAGGCGATGGTCGATCTATACGGCTACCACCTGGGGCAGCGCGTTCGATTGCCGCTCGGCGAACCGGGACATGTGTTCACGGTCGCCGGCGTGTGGCGCGACTATGCACGGCAGACCGGCGCGATTCAGATCCGCTTGGCGGACTACCGTCGTTTGACCGGCGACACGACCGCCACCGATGTCGCGATTACCGTTCGGCCGGGTGAGCCGGTCGAACGCGTTGTCTCGGCGTTGAGGGCGTTGCCGTTCGGTGCGTCGCTGGATCTTGCACAGCCGGGAGACATTCGCGCGCGTACGCTGGTCATCTTCGATCGAAGTTTCGCGGTCACTTATCTGCTTGAGGCCGTCGCGATCGTGATCGGCTTGTTTGGCGTGGCCGCGACTTTTTCGGCGCAGACGCTCGCACGTTCACGCGAGTTCGGCATGTTGCGGCATGTCGGCGTGACGCGCTCGCAGATTCTCGGCGTGCTCGCGCTCGAAGGCGGCATGCTGACCGCTTGCGGAATCGCGATGGGTTTCGCGCTTGGCTTCGCGATCAGTTTGATCCTGGTGTTCGTGGTCAATCCGCAGTCGTTTCATTGGAGCATGTCGTTGCATGTGCCCTGGACGGTGCTGAGCGTCGTCGCGCTGGTGATGCTCGCGTCGTCGTGCTCGACGGCGGTGATCGCTGGACGTGGCGCGGTGTCGGTGAACGCCGTGCGCGCGGTGAAGGAGGATTGGTGA
- a CDS encoding carotenoid 1,2-hydratase has translation MRTSSGNADGRLRPQIRGLLCAGALVASAAFAATPAGVSEFAAVTPGHAIALPLDTGAHPMFRTEWWYATGWLTTPDNHPLGFQITFFRSATGHDSADPSAFAPSQLIIAHAALSDPALGHLAHDQRIAREGFGLAYAKPANTDVKLDAWKIIRGNDGHYNVTVDANGFALHLVLTPTQTPLIQGERGYSRKGPRPEQASYYYSEPQLRVTGSVVRPADGAGGASRGDTTVTGIAWLDHEWSSTLLDANAVGWDWLGANLIDGSALMAFKVRGRDGHSMWAHAALRKPNGEVTAFDNDQVDFTPVRTWRSPRTNTSYPVSMSVRTGALTWQLDPLMDDQELDSRQSTGAVYWEGAVRVSRNGADVGRAYLELTGYAERLRIGGLGP, from the coding sequence ATGCGGACTTCGTCGGGCAACGCGGATGGGCGATTGCGTCCGCAGATTCGTGGTCTGCTTTGCGCCGGCGCTCTGGTTGCGTCCGCCGCGTTTGCAGCGACGCCGGCGGGGGTGTCAGAATTCGCCGCCGTCACGCCCGGTCACGCGATCGCACTACCCTTGGATACCGGCGCGCATCCCATGTTTCGCACCGAATGGTGGTACGCGACAGGTTGGCTCACGACGCCGGACAATCATCCACTTGGATTTCAGATCACCTTTTTTCGATCGGCGACCGGACACGACTCCGCCGATCCGAGCGCGTTCGCACCGTCGCAATTGATCATCGCGCACGCGGCGTTGAGCGATCCGGCGCTCGGTCACCTGGCGCACGATCAGCGCATCGCGCGGGAGGGTTTCGGACTCGCGTATGCCAAGCCGGCTAACACCGACGTCAAACTCGATGCCTGGAAAATCATCCGCGGCAACGATGGTCACTACAACGTCACCGTCGACGCAAACGGATTCGCGTTGCACCTCGTGCTGACACCCACCCAAACGCCTTTGATTCAAGGCGAACGCGGCTATTCCCGCAAGGGACCGAGACCGGAACAGGCGAGTTATTACTACAGCGAACCGCAGCTGCGCGTAACGGGTAGCGTAGTAAGACCGGCTGACGGCGCGGGCGGCGCTTCGCGCGGAGACACCACGGTGACGGGGATAGCCTGGCTGGACCACGAGTGGTCCAGCACCCTGCTCGATGCGAATGCTGTCGGTTGGGATTGGCTCGGCGCGAATCTCATCGACGGTTCGGCATTGATGGCCTTCAAGGTACGTGGCCGCGACGGACATTCGATGTGGGCGCACGCGGCGCTGCGAAAGCCCAATGGCGAAGTAACGGCCTTCGACAACGATCAGGTCGATTTCACGCCCGTTCGCACATGGCGTTCGCCACGCACGAATACTTCGTACCCGGTTTCGATGTCGGTAAGAACCGGCGCGCTGACGTGGCAACTCGATCCGTTGATGGACGATCAGGAACTCGACTCGCGGCAATCGACCGGAGCGGTGTACTGGGAGGGAGCGGTACGCGTGAGCCGGAATGGCGCGGATGTGGGACGGGCGTATCTGGAATTGACCGGTTACGCCGAGAGACTGCGGATCGGGGGTCTGGGGCCGTGA